In Streptomyces durocortorensis, a genomic segment contains:
- a CDS encoding LLM class flavin-dependent oxidoreductase, with translation MRIGTFVLAAQFPGQGPGEALHRAVRSAEAAEASGLDSVWLAEHHFVPYGVCPSATTLAALLLGRTRRIRIGTAVSVLPNHHPVALGEQAALLHLTSGGRFSLGVGRGGPWVDLEVFGGGLDAYENGFPEALDLLLDWLREPRVAGRGERFGFREVAVVPRADELLTGPDEAGAGASGPEVVVACTSASSVRLAARQGLPMLLGMHCGDEEKADMVALWRTAAREAGQPPEVVEGAAHVSAGVAQLADSPGDAVETLVKTMPGWLRQGLDAHVTVDGRHRVMRDPVAYTELLCGLHPVGTPKLAADRLAATAERTGITRFALLVEGSGDLAATEENVRRLGADVLPLLT, from the coding sequence ATGCGCATCGGAACGTTCGTTCTGGCAGCCCAGTTCCCGGGGCAGGGGCCGGGTGAGGCCCTGCACCGGGCCGTCCGGTCCGCCGAGGCCGCTGAGGCGTCGGGGCTCGACTCGGTCTGGCTGGCCGAGCACCACTTCGTGCCGTACGGAGTCTGCCCGTCCGCCACCACGCTGGCCGCGCTGCTGCTGGGCCGCACCCGCAGGATCCGGATCGGCACCGCGGTCAGTGTGCTGCCCAACCACCACCCGGTCGCCCTCGGCGAACAGGCCGCGCTGCTGCATCTGACCAGCGGCGGCCGCTTCTCGCTGGGGGTGGGCCGGGGTGGTCCCTGGGTGGACCTGGAGGTCTTCGGCGGCGGCCTCGACGCCTATGAGAACGGCTTCCCCGAGGCACTGGACCTGCTGCTCGACTGGCTGCGGGAGCCGAGGGTCGCGGGGCGCGGCGAGCGGTTCGGCTTCCGCGAGGTGGCCGTGGTGCCGCGCGCGGACGAGCTGCTGACCGGGCCGGACGAGGCGGGGGCGGGCGCTTCTGGGCCCGAGGTCGTCGTCGCGTGCACCTCGGCGTCGAGCGTACGGCTCGCGGCGCGGCAGGGGCTCCCGATGCTGCTGGGCATGCACTGCGGGGACGAGGAGAAGGCGGACATGGTCGCCCTGTGGCGTACGGCCGCCCGAGAGGCCGGTCAGCCGCCCGAGGTGGTGGAGGGGGCCGCACATGTGTCCGCAGGGGTGGCCCAGCTCGCGGACAGCCCCGGGGACGCGGTGGAGACGCTGGTGAAGACGATGCCAGGGTGGCTGCGGCAGGGGCTCGACGCCCATGTCACGGTCGACGGCAGGCACCGCGTGATGCGGGACCCCGTCGCGTACACGGAGTTGCTGTGCGGGCTGCACCCGGTGGGCACGCCGAAGCTGGCCGCCGACCGCCTCGCGGCCACCGCCGAGCGGACGGGGATCACCCGCTTCGCCCTGCTGGTGGAGGGGTCGGGGGATCTCGCGGCGACCGAGGAGAACGTCCGACGACTGGGCGCCGACGTGCTGCCCCTGCTCACCTGA
- a CDS encoding ABC transporter permease subunit, giving the protein MTTPATPQAHEQQAPGHGPAVSYTSPIPIRPATLGDAIASEWTKIRSVRSTIWTLGVMMMLMLAVGVGSALLIAATDTDLMGEPVLGLGFFGVLLGSICVITLGVLTIGSEYSTGMIRTTLTACPSRSRVLTAKAIVFFLLTFALTTVAATVIAAFQTLILDGGTASGSLWLRATLGAGVYIATLGLLSLGVGAIVRHSAGAITIMIGVVLLPLVLAPFMYAESLRGLQRFLVEYSIPNQLGALYGTTVTSSGPSGWEPLLLMPLLAAAALGGAYAALKQRDV; this is encoded by the coding sequence ATGACGACGCCGGCCACCCCCCAGGCCCACGAGCAGCAGGCGCCGGGACACGGTCCGGCGGTGTCCTACACCTCGCCCATCCCGATCCGCCCCGCGACCCTCGGCGACGCGATCGCCTCGGAGTGGACGAAGATCCGTTCCGTGCGCTCCACGATCTGGACGCTCGGCGTGATGATGATGCTGATGCTGGCGGTCGGGGTGGGGTCGGCGCTGCTGATCGCCGCCACGGACACCGATCTGATGGGCGAGCCCGTTCTGGGCCTCGGCTTCTTCGGGGTGCTGCTGGGCTCGATCTGTGTGATCACCCTCGGCGTGCTGACCATCGGCTCCGAGTACAGCACCGGCATGATCCGTACGACGCTGACGGCCTGCCCCAGCCGGAGCCGGGTGCTGACGGCGAAGGCCATCGTCTTCTTCCTGCTGACCTTCGCCCTCACGACGGTGGCCGCCACGGTCATCGCGGCGTTCCAGACCCTGATCCTGGACGGCGGCACCGCCTCGGGTTCCCTGTGGCTGCGCGCCACCCTCGGGGCCGGGGTCTACATCGCGACCCTCGGCCTGCTGTCCCTGGGCGTCGGTGCGATCGTCCGGCACTCGGCGGGCGCGATCACGATCATGATCGGTGTGGTGCTGCTGCCTCTGGTGCTCGCGCCGTTCATGTACGCGGAGAGCCTGCGCGGCCTCCAGCGCTTCCTGGTCGAGTACTCGATCCCGAACCAGCTCGGCGCGCTGTACGGCACGACGGTGACCAGCTCCGGGCCGTCCGGCTGGGAGCCGCTGCTGCTGATGCCGCTGCTGGCCGCCGCGGCGCTGGGCGGGGCGTACGCGGCGCTGAAGCAGCGTGATGTCTGA
- a CDS encoding SCO5389 family protein has translation MSLDVSPALLEQAERGEVDEADFVDCVRTSLPYAWEMISSLVAQLKVDGGQFADNQTPPPDEQARGQLLRALASDAIRGALQRHFGVRLAFQNCHRVAVFPLDASVDDRLAKFTSVRGQLLNQSPELRDC, from the coding sequence ATGTCGCTCGACGTCTCACCGGCGCTGTTGGAACAGGCCGAGCGAGGCGAGGTCGACGAAGCCGACTTCGTCGACTGCGTCCGGACCTCCCTGCCCTACGCATGGGAGATGATCAGCTCGCTGGTGGCTCAGCTGAAGGTGGACGGTGGACAGTTCGCCGACAACCAGACGCCTCCGCCGGACGAGCAGGCACGTGGTCAGCTGCTGCGCGCGCTCGCGAGTGATGCGATACGCGGCGCGCTTCAGCGGCACTTCGGAGTGCGTCTCGCATTCCAGAACTGCCACCGCGTCGCGGTGTTCCCGCTGGACGCCTCGGTCGACGACCGACTGGCCAAGTTCACCTCGGTGAGGGGCCAGTTGCTCAACCAGTCGCCCGAACTACGGGACTGCTGA
- a CDS encoding 3-hydroxyacyl-CoA dehydrogenase family protein, translating into MARKLAVIGAGLMGSGIAQVSAQAGWDVVLRDVTDAALTRGRDGIEASYDKFVAKGKLEAADAEAALARITTTTDLDAVADADVVVEAVFEKLEVKHEIFRSLDKVVGEHTVLASNTSAIPITKIAAVTERPERVVGVHFFSPVPMMQLCELVRGYKTSDETLATAREFAESVGKTCIVVNRDVAGFVTTRLISALVVEAAKLYESGVASAEDIDIACKLGFGHAMGPLATADLTGVDILLHATGNIYTESQDEKFAAPELMRRMVDAGDIGRKSGQGFYTY; encoded by the coding sequence GTGGCCAGGAAGCTCGCCGTCATCGGGGCCGGACTCATGGGGTCCGGGATCGCGCAGGTCTCCGCCCAGGCGGGCTGGGACGTCGTGCTGCGGGACGTCACCGACGCCGCGCTGACGCGTGGCCGCGACGGCATCGAGGCCTCGTACGACAAGTTCGTCGCCAAGGGCAAGCTGGAGGCCGCCGACGCCGAGGCAGCGCTCGCCCGCATCACCACGACCACCGACCTCGACGCCGTCGCGGACGCGGACGTCGTCGTGGAGGCCGTCTTCGAGAAGCTGGAGGTCAAGCACGAGATCTTCCGCTCCCTGGACAAGGTCGTCGGCGAGCACACCGTCCTCGCCTCCAACACCTCCGCCATCCCGATCACCAAGATCGCGGCCGTGACGGAGCGTCCGGAGCGCGTCGTCGGCGTGCACTTCTTCTCGCCGGTCCCGATGATGCAGCTCTGCGAGCTGGTACGCGGCTACAAGACCAGCGACGAAACCCTCGCCACCGCACGGGAGTTCGCCGAGTCCGTCGGCAAGACCTGCATCGTCGTCAACCGCGACGTGGCGGGCTTCGTCACCACCCGGCTCATCTCGGCGCTCGTCGTCGAGGCGGCCAAGCTGTACGAGTCGGGCGTCGCCTCGGCCGAGGACATCGACATCGCCTGCAAGCTGGGCTTCGGCCACGCCATGGGCCCGCTCGCCACGGCCGACCTCACCGGCGTCGACATCCTGCTGCACGCCACCGGCAACATCTACACCGAGTCCCAGGACGAGAAGTTCGCCGCCCCGGAGCTGATGCGCCGGATGGTCGACGCAGGTGACATCGGGCGCAAGAGCGGGCAGGGCTTCTACACGTACTGA
- a CDS encoding tetratricopeptide repeat protein codes for MDPTHRAPEEHGQGHDRPGGEPDHRRPSRDAAADFGQQTPQQVRVVRLTAGDLLVTVNPVDGSEVEACPPGSEPAAPVRRTPAERADHERAGAPPVPPGPPAPQPPLLERQEERERLVGLLARGRSVRLTGQAGSGRTALLDVVAADCADLAPDGVVRLSGRGRTATDLLYALFDTVYQAPLHRPDREELLTFVRGIGAVVTVDDLEIAGAALDELLGATPECAFLFAATPEAATPGVEGHVEEVLLAGLGRGASLELLEQVVERPLTEDERNWAGDLWFESEGLPLRFVQAGSLLRQGDQLRVDPTAFDEYDYFEPRPDDAPPAPEAPTAEALDVPLPSLGEGAAPAVLLASRLSEAARETLRFAVALGGEVPHQAHLPALVGDTHADAALGELAGCGLLSPAGPRYRLAAGVLAQLEAGGYADEAAAHARTAAQHYAWWTSHPSVTPQRAVAESDAIVASLARLVPGDEAGAASAAVLLARSAAPAFAAGLGWGAWERALRIGQEAARSAGEVAEEAYFHHELGVLALCTGNPDRARTELETSIGMRGALADKSGAVAGRRALALVADRSGDFTPLGRTPSGDEVPVVRRDGPGTPPGGFPGPPVFARPDRQDGPDSMPDPTLISLLPPGPAPYKNGARALLGGARRNLAAAGAGALLIAVLGTVVTLGVTTGSEEPGSRNVTTEQSASEDGTDDDTPADEPQDGSTPGRETTGGAAPTTPGASGPATPSTSGTPSPSASTSTGTTPTDGPTGSESSSPSDDPSPSGKPTTPTPTESESEGASPSPSESDGEDPDPSPTPSTTDPSESEGSSSASGPVESASAPEPPSATDATA; via the coding sequence ATGGACCCGACACACCGGGCACCCGAGGAACACGGGCAGGGGCACGACCGTCCCGGCGGCGAGCCGGACCACCGGCGGCCGTCCCGCGACGCCGCCGCCGACTTCGGGCAGCAGACACCGCAGCAGGTCCGTGTCGTCCGGCTGACCGCCGGTGATCTGCTCGTCACGGTCAACCCCGTCGACGGCAGCGAGGTCGAGGCCTGCCCGCCCGGCTCGGAGCCCGCCGCCCCCGTCCGCCGCACCCCCGCCGAGCGCGCCGACCACGAGCGCGCGGGCGCACCCCCCGTCCCCCCGGGCCCGCCCGCCCCGCAGCCGCCCCTGCTGGAGCGCCAGGAGGAGCGCGAGCGCCTGGTCGGGCTGCTGGCGCGCGGCCGCAGCGTACGCCTGACCGGCCAGGCCGGATCGGGCCGCACCGCCCTGCTGGACGTCGTCGCCGCCGACTGCGCCGACCTCGCCCCCGACGGCGTCGTACGCCTCAGCGGCCGCGGGCGCACCGCCACCGACCTGCTGTACGCCCTCTTCGACACGGTCTACCAGGCCCCGCTGCACCGCCCCGACCGCGAGGAACTGCTCACGTTCGTGCGGGGCATCGGCGCGGTCGTCACCGTCGACGACCTGGAGATAGCCGGGGCGGCCCTGGACGAACTGCTCGGCGCCACCCCCGAGTGCGCCTTCCTGTTCGCCGCCACCCCCGAGGCCGCCACCCCCGGTGTGGAGGGCCACGTGGAGGAGGTCCTCCTCGCGGGCCTCGGCCGCGGCGCCTCGCTGGAGCTGCTGGAGCAGGTCGTCGAGCGCCCCCTCACCGAGGACGAGCGGAACTGGGCGGGCGACCTCTGGTTCGAGTCCGAAGGGCTGCCGCTGCGCTTCGTCCAGGCGGGGTCCCTGCTCCGCCAGGGCGACCAGCTGCGCGTCGACCCCACGGCCTTCGACGAGTACGACTACTTCGAGCCACGCCCGGACGACGCGCCTCCGGCCCCCGAAGCACCCACCGCCGAAGCTCTGGACGTCCCCCTGCCGAGCCTCGGCGAGGGCGCCGCGCCCGCCGTGCTGCTGGCCTCCCGGCTCAGCGAGGCCGCCCGCGAGACCCTGCGCTTCGCCGTCGCCCTCGGCGGCGAGGTGCCCCACCAGGCCCACCTGCCGGCCCTCGTGGGCGACACCCACGCGGACGCCGCACTCGGTGAACTCGCGGGCTGCGGCCTGCTCTCCCCGGCCGGACCGCGCTACCGCCTCGCCGCCGGAGTGCTCGCCCAGCTGGAGGCCGGCGGCTACGCGGACGAGGCCGCCGCCCACGCCCGTACCGCCGCCCAGCACTACGCCTGGTGGACCTCGCACCCCTCGGTCACCCCGCAGCGCGCGGTCGCCGAGTCCGACGCGATCGTCGCCTCCCTGGCCCGGCTGGTCCCCGGCGACGAGGCGGGCGCGGCCAGCGCCGCCGTCCTGCTCGCCCGCAGCGCCGCCCCGGCCTTCGCCGCGGGCCTGGGCTGGGGAGCCTGGGAACGGGCCCTCAGGATCGGCCAGGAGGCCGCCAGGAGCGCCGGTGAGGTCGCCGAGGAGGCCTACTTCCACCACGAGTTGGGCGTCCTCGCGCTCTGCACCGGCAACCCGGACCGGGCCCGGACCGAGCTGGAGACCTCGATCGGTATGCGCGGCGCGCTCGCCGACAAGTCCGGGGCCGTCGCCGGACGCCGTGCGCTCGCCCTGGTCGCGGACCGCTCCGGTGACTTCACCCCCCTCGGCCGCACCCCCTCGGGCGACGAGGTGCCCGTCGTACGCCGGGACGGCCCGGGCACGCCGCCCGGCGGGTTCCCGGGCCCGCCGGTGTTCGCCCGGCCGGACCGGCAGGACGGCCCGGACTCGATGCCGGACCCGACCCTGATCTCCTTGCTGCCGCCGGGCCCCGCCCCGTACAAGAACGGCGCCCGCGCGCTCCTGGGCGGGGCCCGGCGCAACCTCGCCGCGGCGGGCGCGGGCGCGCTGCTGATCGCCGTGCTCGGCACCGTCGTCACCCTCGGCGTCACCACGGGCAGCGAGGAACCGGGCAGCCGCAACGTCACCACCGAGCAGTCGGCCTCCGAGGACGGCACCGACGACGACACGCCCGCCGACGAGCCGCAGGACGGCTCCACACCGGGGCGGGAGACGACCGGCGGCGCGGCCCCGACGACCCCGGGCGCCTCGGGCCCGGCCACCCCCAGTACCTCCGGTACGCCGTCCCCGAGCGCCTCCACGAGCACCGGCACCACCCCGACGGACGGGCCGACGGGCAGTGAGAGCAGCAGCCCGTCCGACGACCCGTCGCCCAGCGGGAAGCCGACCACGCCCACGCCCACGGAGAGCGAGAGCGAGGGCGCGAGCCCCTCGCCGTCGGAGTCGGACGGTGAGGACCCGGACCCGTCGCCCACACCGTCCACGACGGACCCCTCGGAGTCGGAGGGCTCCTCCTCCGCGAGCGGCCCCGTGGAGTCGGCGAGCGCCCCGGAGCCGCCCTCGGCCACCGACGCGACGGCCTGA
- a CDS encoding ABC transporter ATP-binding protein: MIEAVGLTKRYGAKTAVDDLSFQVRPGAVTGFLGPNGSGKSTTMRMILGLDRPTAGRVTICGHPYRSLPNAPRQVGALLDAKAVHGGRTARNHLLSLAQLAGIPAARVDEVLGVVGLQDVARRRSSGFSLGMGQRLGIAAALLGDPQVLLFDEPVNGLDPEGIHWVRNLMKMLAAEGRTVFVSSHLMSEMALTADHLIVIGRGRLLSDMSVKDFISANSADFARVRVPTGDPAEREKLTASLIEAGGRVMSEPDGALRVTGLPLPRISDVAHANDVRLWELSPHQASLEEAYMRMTQGVVDYRSTDDAKAGLAEPQQGPYGDGSGGYGAAPGHGDPRPVEVPQDGWYAPPPPGQNPYAASGRDAAAREAPAASFPAPVAAPETAPEPSPAAPAGQQTSEDPR; encoded by the coding sequence ATGATCGAGGCAGTCGGCCTGACCAAGCGCTACGGCGCGAAGACGGCCGTGGACGACCTTTCCTTCCAGGTGCGGCCGGGTGCCGTCACCGGGTTCCTCGGTCCCAACGGGTCGGGCAAGTCCACGACCATGCGCATGATCCTCGGCCTGGACCGCCCCACCGCAGGTCGCGTCACGATCTGCGGCCACCCCTACCGCAGCCTGCCCAACGCGCCGCGCCAGGTCGGCGCGCTGCTGGACGCCAAGGCCGTGCACGGCGGCCGCACCGCCCGCAACCACCTGCTGTCCCTGGCCCAGCTCGCGGGCATCCCGGCGGCACGGGTCGACGAGGTGCTGGGTGTCGTCGGACTTCAGGACGTCGCCAGGCGGCGCTCCAGCGGCTTCTCCCTCGGCATGGGCCAGCGGCTCGGGATCGCGGCGGCGCTGCTCGGCGATCCGCAGGTGCTGCTCTTCGACGAGCCGGTCAACGGGCTCGACCCGGAGGGCATCCACTGGGTCCGCAACCTGATGAAGATGCTGGCCGCCGAGGGCCGTACGGTCTTCGTCTCGTCCCATCTGATGAGCGAGATGGCGCTCACCGCGGACCATCTGATCGTGATCGGCCGCGGCCGGCTGCTCTCCGACATGAGCGTCAAGGACTTCATCTCGGCGAACTCCGCCGACTTCGCCCGCGTACGGGTGCCGACGGGCGACCCTGCGGAGCGCGAGAAGCTGACGGCCTCGCTCATCGAGGCGGGCGGCCGGGTCATGTCGGAGCCGGACGGGGCCCTGCGCGTCACCGGGCTGCCGCTGCCGAGGATCAGCGACGTGGCGCACGCGAACGACGTACGGCTCTGGGAGCTCTCGCCGCACCAGGCCTCCCTTGAGGAGGCGTACATGCGGATGACGCAGGGCGTGGTCGACTACCGCTCGACGGACGACGCCAAGGCGGGCCTCGCGGAGCCGCAGCAGGGCCCGTACGGGGACGGCTCGGGCGGTTACGGGGCCGCGCCCGGCCACGGGGACCCCCGGCCGGTGGAGGTGCCGCAGGACGGCTGGTACGCCCCGCCGCCGCCCGGACAGAACCCGTACGCGGCCTCCGGGAGGGACGCGGCGGCCCGGGAAGCCCCCGCGGCCTCCTTCCCCGCTCCCGTAGCGGCCCCCGAGACAGCCCCCGAGCCCTCTCCCGCCGCCCCGGCCGGACAGCAGACCAGCGAGGACCCCCGATGA
- the nucS gene encoding endonuclease NucS — translation MRLVIARCSVDYAGRLTAHLPSAPRLILVKADGSVSIHADDRAYKPLNWMSPPCTLKEGAGEDEGVWTVVNKAGEKLIITMEEILHDSSYELGVDPGLIKDGVEAHLQELLADRIEILGEGHTLIRREYPTAIGPVDILCRDADGGTVAVELKRRGDIDGVEQLTRYLELLNRDPHLAPVRGVFAAQEIKPQARVLATDRGIGCLVLDYDAMRGIEDDKLRLF, via the coding sequence ATGCGTCTCGTCATCGCCCGTTGCTCCGTGGACTACGCGGGCCGGCTCACAGCCCACCTGCCCTCTGCCCCCCGTCTGATCCTGGTGAAGGCGGACGGCAGCGTCTCCATCCACGCCGACGACCGGGCGTACAAGCCCCTCAACTGGATGTCCCCGCCGTGCACCCTGAAGGAGGGCGCCGGCGAGGACGAAGGCGTCTGGACCGTGGTGAACAAGGCGGGCGAGAAACTGATCATCACGATGGAGGAAATCCTTCACGACTCCTCCTACGAGCTGGGCGTCGACCCGGGGCTGATCAAGGACGGCGTGGAAGCGCACCTCCAGGAGCTGCTCGCGGACCGGATCGAGATCCTCGGCGAGGGCCACACCCTGATCCGCCGTGAATACCCCACCGCGATCGGCCCGGTGGACATCCTGTGCCGGGACGCGGACGGGGGGACGGTGGCCGTGGAGCTGAAGCGCCGGGGTGACATCGACGGCGTCGAGCAGCTGACCCGCTATCTGGAACTGCTCAACCGCGACCCGCATCTCGCACCGGTCCGGGGCGTCTTCGCGGCCCAGGAGATCAAGCCGCAGGCCCGGGTGCTGGCCACGGACCGGGGCATCGGCTGCCTGGTCCTCGACTACGACGCGATGCGCGGCATCGAGGACGACAAGCTGCGGCTGTTCTGA
- a CDS encoding ATP/GTP-binding protein, with product MSPRRNRPRGGESPDDRPGAAPGRYGGGGATESWQGEEWSVRPVSGASAQGKRYRCPGCDQEIPSGVPHLVAWPEFGGIDDRRHWHKACWNAKDRRTTRVQRSRNAPRY from the coding sequence GTGTCCCCGCGCCGAAACCGCCCCCGTGGTGGCGAGAGTCCCGACGACCGGCCCGGCGCGGCGCCCGGACGGTACGGCGGGGGAGGGGCCACCGAGAGCTGGCAGGGCGAGGAGTGGTCGGTGCGCCCGGTCAGCGGCGCGAGCGCCCAGGGCAAGCGCTACCGCTGCCCCGGCTGCGACCAGGAGATCCCCTCCGGCGTCCCGCACCTCGTCGCCTGGCCCGAGTTCGGCGGGATCGACGACCGCAGGCACTGGCACAAGGCGTGCTGGAACGCGAAGGACCGCCGCACCACACGGGTGCAGCGGTCCAGGAACGCGCCGCGCTACTGA
- a CDS encoding cob(I)yrinic acid a,c-diamide adenosyltransferase, producing MVNLTRIYTRTGDRGTTALGDMSRTAKTDLRISAYADANEANAVIGTAIALGQLHEDVVKVLVRVQNDLFDVGADLSTPVVEDPKYPPLRVEQSYIDKLEADCDRFLEELEKLRSFILPGGTPGAALLHQACTVVRRAERSTWAALEVHGESMNALTATYLNRLSDLLFILARSANKEVGDVLWVPGGER from the coding sequence ATGGTCAATCTGACGCGCATCTACACCCGGACCGGCGACCGGGGTACCACCGCCCTCGGCGACATGAGCCGCACAGCCAAGACCGATCTGCGGATCTCGGCGTACGCGGACGCCAACGAGGCCAACGCGGTGATCGGGACCGCCATCGCGCTGGGGCAGCTGCACGAGGACGTGGTCAAGGTCCTCGTACGGGTCCAGAACGACCTGTTCGACGTGGGCGCCGACCTGTCCACCCCGGTGGTCGAGGACCCGAAGTATCCGCCGCTGCGGGTCGAGCAGTCCTACATCGACAAGCTGGAGGCGGACTGCGACCGCTTCCTGGAGGAGCTGGAGAAGCTGCGCAGCTTCATCCTTCCCGGGGGTACGCCGGGGGCCGCACTGCTCCACCAGGCGTGCACGGTGGTCCGGCGGGCCGAGCGGTCCACCTGGGCGGCGCTGGAGGTGCACGGTGAGTCGATGAACGCCCTGACCGCCACGTATCTCAACCGCCTCTCCGACCTCCTGTTCATTCTGGCGCGGAGCGCGAACAAGGAGGTCGGGGACGTGCTGTGGGTGCCGGGCGGCGAGCGCTGA
- a CDS encoding ABC transporter ATP-binding protein has translation MIELEGLTKRFGSKIAVDHLTCQVKPGIVTGFLGPNGAGKSTTMRMMLDLDNPTSGTVRIDGKHYRDLQEPLKYIGALLDAKAMHGGRSAYNNLLCLAQSNRIPSSRVDEVLDMVGLSAVARKKSKGFSLGMGQRLGIASALLGDPEILMFDEPVNGLDPEGIHWIRNLMKALASEGRTIFVSSHLMSEMALTADHLIVIGQGKLLADTSMADFIHENSRSYVRLRSPQQERLRDVLHQEGFTVVETGSGTLEIDGATTEELGELAARHQVVLHELSAQRASLEDAFMQMTAASVEYHAHSERDPVAGAPAVGAGWGEDWNKQGATENEGK, from the coding sequence ATGATCGAGCTTGAGGGACTCACCAAACGGTTCGGCAGCAAGATCGCCGTCGATCACCTGACATGTCAGGTGAAACCGGGTATCGTGACGGGCTTTCTGGGTCCCAACGGGGCAGGCAAGTCCACCACGATGCGGATGATGCTCGATCTCGACAATCCGACCAGTGGCACGGTGCGCATCGACGGCAAGCACTACCGCGACCTCCAGGAACCGCTGAAGTACATCGGGGCGCTCCTCGACGCCAAGGCGATGCACGGCGGCCGCAGCGCGTACAACAACCTGCTGTGCCTGGCGCAGAGCAACCGCATCCCGAGCAGCCGGGTCGACGAGGTGCTCGACATGGTCGGCCTCAGCGCGGTGGCGCGGAAGAAGTCCAAGGGGTTCTCCCTCGGCATGGGCCAGCGGCTCGGCATCGCGTCGGCACTGCTCGGCGATCCCGAGATCCTGATGTTCGACGAACCGGTCAACGGACTGGACCCCGAGGGAATTCACTGGATCCGCAATCTGATGAAGGCGCTCGCCTCGGAGGGCCGGACGATCTTCGTCTCATCCCACCTGATGAGCGAAATGGCGCTGACCGCGGACCATTTGATCGTGATCGGCCAGGGCAAGCTGCTCGCCGACACCTCGATGGCGGACTTCATCCATGAGAACTCCCGCAGTTATGTGCGGCTGCGCTCGCCCCAGCAGGAACGGCTGCGCGATGTGCTGCACCAGGAGGGATTCACGGTCGTCGAGACGGGCAGCGGGACCCTGGAGATCGACGGCGCCACCACCGAGGAGCTCGGCGAGCTGGCCGCCCGTCACCAGGTGGTGCTGCACGAGCTGAGCGCCCAGCGGGCCTCGCTGGAGGACGCCTTCATGCAGATGACCGCCGCTTCCGTCGAGTATCACGCCCACTCCGAACGGGACCCCGTCGCCGGGGCGCCCGCGGTGGGCGCGGGCTGGGGCGAGGACTGGAACAAACAGGGCGCCACCGAGAACGAGGGGAAGTGA
- a CDS encoding STAS domain-containing protein: MHIRGDHAELVVGGRLDVRSAADARTVLHTAVDDGAGDLVLDLTELDSWDATGLGVIMGAHRRAGRAGRRLVLRGVPPQMQRLLVATRLHRILAIEGGIAADSLPRV, from the coding sequence ATGCACATCAGGGGCGACCACGCCGAGCTGGTCGTCGGGGGCCGCCTCGACGTCCGAAGCGCGGCGGACGCCCGTACGGTCCTGCACACGGCCGTCGACGACGGAGCTGGCGACCTCGTGCTGGACCTGACCGAGCTGGACTCCTGGGACGCCACCGGACTCGGCGTCATCATGGGGGCCCACCGCCGGGCCGGACGGGCCGGACGCCGCCTCGTGCTGCGCGGTGTGCCGCCGCAGATGCAGCGCCTCCTGGTGGCCACCCGGCTGCACCGCATCCTGGCCATCGAGGGCGGGATCGCCGCCGACTCGCTGCCGCGCGTCTAA
- a CDS encoding ABC transporter permease subunit produces the protein MASVPAVLTSEWTKIRSVSSTTWTLICAFVVTVAMSAALSALLNATFDDLSEAEQVTFDPTLVSFSGTVLGQLAMVVFGVLVVGTEYSSGMIRTSLAAVPQRGTLLFSKITVAGVLALLVGLLTSFVSFFLGQALLGDRGTDIGAENVLRAVVGAGLYMGLIAIFSMGVAAMLRSSMLSLGILMPFFFLVSQILIAVPYAKDVARYFPDQAGSKIMQVVPGALNSDPAPYGPWAGLGIMVLWVLAALLGGYLVLKKRDA, from the coding sequence ATGGCATCGGTACCCGCGGTTCTCACCTCGGAGTGGACCAAGATCCGGTCGGTCTCCTCGACGACCTGGACCCTCATCTGCGCGTTCGTCGTCACGGTCGCGATGAGCGCGGCGCTGAGCGCCCTGCTGAACGCCACGTTCGACGACCTCTCGGAGGCCGAGCAGGTCACGTTCGACCCCACGCTCGTCAGCTTCTCCGGGACGGTCCTCGGCCAGCTCGCCATGGTCGTGTTCGGGGTGCTCGTCGTCGGTACGGAGTACAGCTCCGGCATGATCCGCACCTCGCTGGCGGCCGTGCCGCAGCGCGGGACGCTGCTCTTCAGCAAGATCACGGTGGCCGGGGTGCTCGCCCTCCTCGTGGGCCTGCTCACCAGCTTCGTCTCGTTCTTCCTCGGCCAGGCACTGCTGGGCGACCGGGGCACGGACATCGGTGCGGAGAACGTGCTGCGCGCGGTGGTCGGCGCCGGTCTCTACATGGGACTGATCGCGATCTTCTCCATGGGGGTGGCGGCGATGCTGCGCAGTTCCATGCTGTCGCTGGGCATCCTGATGCCGTTCTTCTTCCTGGTCTCACAGATCCTGATCGCGGTGCCGTACGCGAAGGACGTCGCCCGGTACTTCCCCGACCAGGCCGGTTCCAAGATCATGCAGGTCGTCCCGGGGGCACTGAACAGCGATCCGGCACCGTACGGACCCTGGGCCGGCCTCGGGATCATGGTGCTCTGGGTACTGGCCGCGCTGCTCGGCGGCTACCTGGTCCTGAAGAAGCGGGACGCGTGA